The following coding sequences are from one Gossypium hirsutum isolate 1008001.06 chromosome A12, Gossypium_hirsutum_v2.1, whole genome shotgun sequence window:
- the LOC107933501 gene encoding elongator complex protein 4 isoform X1, with protein MAAAKTRTSTFSRNLSTAAPSHGPGLKCGPNGTVFLSSGIPDLDKILGGGFPLGSLVMVMEDAEAPHHMLLLRNFMAQGLVLGQPLLYSSPARDPRGFLGTLPSPAASKDDKSRERDPDQEKGLRIAWQYKKYLGESQLDGQRDSKHEYSNEFDLRKPLERHFINGPRIDCVSIQDCPDLSTLRDRCATFLSQFPRNDGSISCAGRIAIQSFCAPQCAYSNMEWDMLSFIRYLKSMVRSSNSVAIITFPPLLSPSFCKRWQHMADTLLSVKAIQDEDKELAQLLTGYQDMVGFLNVHKVARINTQVPVILEATTFSIKLQKRRYLVLECLNQAPVDGSSGTSYGTSGGWSSSSKTGNLDF; from the exons ATGGCTGCGGCCAAGACTCGGACAAGTACCTTCTCTCGAAACCTTTCCACTGCAGCCCCATCTCATGGCCCCGGACTTAAGTGTGGGCCAAATGGCACGGTCTTTCTATCTTCTGGGATACCCGATCTTGACA AGATACTGGGTGGTGGGTTCCCATTGGGAAGTCTAGTTATGGTGATGGAAGACGCAGAAGCACCTCATCACATGCTTTTGTTGAGGAATTTCATGGCTCAGGGACTTGTTCTCGGCCAACCTCTTCTCTATTCTAGTCCAGCCAGAGATCCAAGGGGTTTTTTGGGTACTTTGCCAAGTCCTGCTGCATCCAAAGATGACAAATCCCGGGAACGCGATCCAGATCAG GAGAAAGGTCTGAGAATTGCTTGGCAGTATAAGAAGTATCTTGGTGAAAGTCAGCTCGATGGACAAAGAG ATAGTAAACATGAGTACTCTAATGAATTTGATTTGAGGAAGCCCCTAGAGAGGCACTTCATAAATGGACCACGCATAGATTGTGTTAGCATCCAAGATTGTCCTGATCTTTCCACTCTTCGAGACCGTTGTGCAACATTTTTATCCCAGTTTCCACG AAATGATGGCAGCATTTCATGTGCTGGTCGTATAGCTATCCAATCATTTTGTGCTCCACAATGTGCATATTCGAACATG GAGTGGGATATGCTTTCATTTATTAGATATCTCAAAAGCATGGTCCGGTCTTCAAATTCAGTCGCCATAATAACCTTTCCTCCCCTTCTTTCACCATCCTTCTGTAAACGATGGCAGCACATGGCAGACACATTACTTTCTGTCAAGGCCATTCAAG ATGAAGACAAGGAATTGGCACAACTCCTCACCGGTTACCAGGATATGGTTGGCTTTCTGAATGTGCATAAGGTTGCACGCATCAACACACAG GTTCCTGTGATTCTTGAGGCAACAACCTTTTCAATCAAGTTGCAAAAGCGACGGTATTTGGTTTTAGAATGTCTAAATCAGGCCCCTGTCGATGGTTCAAGTGGAACATCATATGGCACGTCAGGTGGTTGGTCTAGTTCCTCCAAGACAGGGAACCTCGACTTTTGA
- the LOC107933501 gene encoding elongator complex protein 4 isoform X2, which produces MAAAKTRTSTFSRNLSTAAPSHGPGLKCGPNGTVFLSSGIPDLDKILGGGFPLGSLVMVMEDAEAPHHMLLLRNFMAQGLVLGQPLLYSSPARDPRGFLGTLPSPAASKDDKSRERDPDQEKGLRIAWQYKKYLGESQLDGQRDSKHEYSNEFDLRKPLERHFINGPRIDCVSIQDCPDLSTLRDRCATFLSQFPRNDGSISCAGRIAIQSFCAPQCAYSNMEWDMLSFIRYLKSMVRSSNSVAIITFPPLLSPSFCKRWQHMADTLLSVKAIQGFLPMKTRNWHNSSPVTRIWLAF; this is translated from the exons ATGGCTGCGGCCAAGACTCGGACAAGTACCTTCTCTCGAAACCTTTCCACTGCAGCCCCATCTCATGGCCCCGGACTTAAGTGTGGGCCAAATGGCACGGTCTTTCTATCTTCTGGGATACCCGATCTTGACA AGATACTGGGTGGTGGGTTCCCATTGGGAAGTCTAGTTATGGTGATGGAAGACGCAGAAGCACCTCATCACATGCTTTTGTTGAGGAATTTCATGGCTCAGGGACTTGTTCTCGGCCAACCTCTTCTCTATTCTAGTCCAGCCAGAGATCCAAGGGGTTTTTTGGGTACTTTGCCAAGTCCTGCTGCATCCAAAGATGACAAATCCCGGGAACGCGATCCAGATCAG GAGAAAGGTCTGAGAATTGCTTGGCAGTATAAGAAGTATCTTGGTGAAAGTCAGCTCGATGGACAAAGAG ATAGTAAACATGAGTACTCTAATGAATTTGATTTGAGGAAGCCCCTAGAGAGGCACTTCATAAATGGACCACGCATAGATTGTGTTAGCATCCAAGATTGTCCTGATCTTTCCACTCTTCGAGACCGTTGTGCAACATTTTTATCCCAGTTTCCACG AAATGATGGCAGCATTTCATGTGCTGGTCGTATAGCTATCCAATCATTTTGTGCTCCACAATGTGCATATTCGAACATG GAGTGGGATATGCTTTCATTTATTAGATATCTCAAAAGCATGGTCCGGTCTTCAAATTCAGTCGCCATAATAACCTTTCCTCCCCTTCTTTCACCATCCTTCTGTAAACGATGGCAGCACATGGCAGACACATTACTTTCTGTCAAGGCCATTCAAGGTTTTTTGCCT ATGAAGACAAGGAATTGGCACAACTCCTCACCGGTTACCAGGATATGGTTGGCTTTCTGA